Proteins encoded by one window of Homo sapiens chromosome 10, GRCh38.p14 Primary Assembly:
- the IFIT1B gene encoding protein IFIT1 homolog B has product MSEESDGKLIEDSLIQLRCHFTWKLLIEAPEIPDLENRIWEEIQFLDTKYNVGIHNLLAYVKHLKGQNEEALVSLKKAEDLIQKEHANQADIRSLVTWGNFAWVYYHMGRLAEAQTYLDKVENTCKKFANPSRYRMECPEVDCEEGWALAKCGGKNYERAKTCFEKALEGNPENPEFNTGYAITVYRLDKFNTASGRNKAFSLHVLKRAVRLNPDDVYIRVLLALKLQDEGQEAEGEKYIEEALTSISSQAYVFQYAAKFYRRKGSVDKALELLKMALETTPTSAFLHHQMGLCYRAQMIQIKEATNWQPRGQDRETVDRLVQLAICKFEKTIMLKRTFEMAYVDLAETYAEIGHHRKAEEHFQKGLRMKIFEDQLKQEIHYHYGRFQEHHGKSQDKAITHYLKGLKIEKMSHSREKLLNALEKLAKRCIHQNVRVVESVSLLGLIHKLKGEVSDALLCYERALRLAADLNPIF; this is encoded by the exons ATGAG TGAAGAATCTGATGGAAAGCTTATTGAAGACAGCCTGATTCAGCTGAGATGTCACTTTACATGGAAGTTGTTAATTGAAGCCCCTGAAATTCCTGATTTAGAAAACAGGATCTGGGAAGAGATTCAGTTCCTGGACACCAAATACAATGTGGGAATACACAACCTACTAGCCTATGTGAAACACCTGAAAGGCCAGAATGAGGAAGCCCTGGTCAGCTTGAAAAAGGCTGAAGACTTAATTCAGAAAGAACATGCCAACCAAGCAGATATTAGAAGTCTGGTGACCTGGGGCAACTTTGCCTGGGTGTATTACCACATGGGCAGATTGGCAGAAGCCCAGACTTACCTGGACAAGGTGGAGAACACTTGCAAGAAGTTTGCAAATCCTTCCCGCTATAGAATGGAGTGTCCAGAGGTGGACTGTGAGGAAGGATGGGCCTTGGCGAAGTGTGGTGGAAAGAATTATGAACGGGCCAAGACCTGCTTTGAAAAGGCTCTGGAAGGGAACCCTGAAAACCCTGAATTCAATACTGGGTACGCAATCACCGTCTATCGCCTGGATAAATTTAACACAGCATCAGGGAGGAATAAGGCATTTTCTCTGCACGTCCTAAAACGAGCTGTCAGGCTAAATCCAGATGATGTATATATTAGGGTTCTCCTTGCCCTGAAGCTTCAGGATGAAGGACAGGAAGCTGAAGGAGAAAAGTACATTGAAGAAGCTCTGACCAGTATATCTTCACAGGCCTATGTCTTTCAATATGCAGCCAAGTTTTATCGAAGAAAAGGGTCTGTGGATAAAGCTCTTGAGCTCTTAAAAATGGCCTTGGAGACAACACCCACTTCTGCCTTCCTGCATCACCAAATGGGGCTTTGCTACAGGGCACAAATGATCCAAATCAAGGAAGCTACAAACTGGCAGCCTAGAGGGCAAGATAGGGAAACTGTGGACAGATTGGTTCAATTGGCTATATGCAAATTTGAAAAGACTATAATGTTAAAGCGAACATTTGAGATGGCCTATGTTGACCTGGCTGAAACGTATGCAGAAATAGGCCACCACAGAAAGGCTGAGGAACATTTTCAGAAAGGGTTACGCATGAAGATCTTTGAAGATCAGCTAAAGCAAGAGATTCATTACCACTACGGCCGTTTCCAAGAACATCATGGGAAATCTCAAGATAAAGCAATTACCCATTATTTAAAAggtttgaaaatagaaaaaatgtccCATTCCAGGGAAAAACTTCTCAATGCTTTAGAGAAATTGGCTAAAAGATGTATTCACCAGAATGTACGGGTTGTGGAAAGTGTCAGCCTCCTTGGGCTTATCCACAAATTGAAAGGAGAAGTAAGTGATGCTTTGCTGTGCTATGAGAGGGCTCTGAGGCTGGCTGCTGACCTGAACCCTATATTTTAA